A part of Apodemus sylvaticus chromosome 19, mApoSyl1.1, whole genome shotgun sequence genomic DNA contains:
- the Ube2d1 gene encoding ubiquitin-conjugating enzyme E2 D1 isoform X2 → MALKRIQKELSDLQRDPPAHCSAGPVGDDLFHWQATIMGPPDSAYQGGVFFLTVHFPTDYPFKPPKIAFTTKIYHPNINSNGSICLDILRSQWSPALTVSKVLLSICSLLCDPNPDDPLVPDIAQIYKSDKEKYNRHAREWTQKYAM, encoded by the exons GAATTAAGTGATTTACAGCGTGATCCACCTGCTCACTGCTCAGCCGGACCCGTGGGAGATGACC TGTTCCACTGGCAAGCGACCATCATGGGGCCC CCCGACAGCGCCTATCAAGGTGGAGTCTTCTTCCTCACTGTCCACTTTCCAACAGACTATCCCTTTAAACCACCAAAG ATTGCTTTCACAACAAAAATCTACCACCCAAATATAAACAGTAACGGAAGTATTTGTCTTGACATCCTGAGGTCCCAGTGGTCGCCCGCTTTGACTGTATCGAAAG TCTTGTTATCCATATGTTCGCTGCTCTGTGATCCTAATCCAGATGACCCCTTAGTACCAGATATTGCACAGATCTATAAATCAGACAAAGAAAA ATACAACAGGCACGCGCGAGAATGGACTCAGAAATATGCAATGTGA
- the Ube2d1 gene encoding ubiquitin-conjugating enzyme E2 D1 isoform X1: MALKRIQKELSDLQRDPPAHCSAGPVGDDLFHWQATIMGPIAFTTKIYHPNINSNGSICLDILRSQWSPALTVSKVLLSICSLLCDPNPDDPLVPDIAQIYKSDKEKYNRHAREWTQKYAM, encoded by the exons GAATTAAGTGATTTACAGCGTGATCCACCTGCTCACTGCTCAGCCGGACCCGTGGGAGATGACC TGTTCCACTGGCAAGCGACCATCATGGGGCCC ATTGCTTTCACAACAAAAATCTACCACCCAAATATAAACAGTAACGGAAGTATTTGTCTTGACATCCTGAGGTCCCAGTGGTCGCCCGCTTTGACTGTATCGAAAG TCTTGTTATCCATATGTTCGCTGCTCTGTGATCCTAATCCAGATGACCCCTTAGTACCAGATATTGCACAGATCTATAAATCAGACAAAGAAAA ATACAACAGGCACGCGCGAGAATGGACTCAGAAATATGCAATGTGA